The genomic DNA TTTTAAAGGAAGAACGGGATATTGAGTTTTCTGCCAAACCATTAGAAACGTCATGTTTTCAAGTGGAAAATATCAAGTTTGCCTACGTCTTCTTTGAGGACGGTCTAGGGGTTAATGTTATGTATACAGTTGATAATCCAAAGAAGCGAGCCGTAGGTTTCAAGCTTTCGGAGGGGATGGAAGTACCTAAGGAGCTAGAAGGGAAGTTTAAGTTTGCCAGGCAAAAGTCTAAACTAGCTGGAACGATTCGGGGCTCCTTTTTTGTAATCAAAGGAGAATATTAAGGTAAGAGAAAACTCCGAAATAGATTTAGCGTAGAACCCAATATACTGGCGTATCCCTAAAAGAATTTAGGATACGCTTGTTGTTTGTAAAGGTATTGTAAAGAACTACCATGCTGTTTCGGCTTACTTCCTCTTATTATACTAGTATAATGGAATTAGAGAGAGTTTTGGGGAAGGAGACAAAGAGTGTTAAAGAAAAAAGGGGTCAAATTTGGAATAGGATTACTTAGCATTCTATTAATCATTAATATCGCTGCTAGTTTTTACTTTTATGATTTAGCCATCAAGCGGGATGTGAAGGAATTTTTAGCAGGGAATAAGGACTTGGAAGTATCTGCAGAGGCGATGGATACTTTTCTTAACGGTGACTGGCGGTCCTGGTATCGTGCTCAGGACTTTGAAAGATGGGAGATTCAATCCGCTGATGGACTGAAGCTTCAAGGATACTTTCTAGAAGCCAAAAAACCAACTGAGAAGACCGTCTTATTCGCCCATGGCTATCTTGGAGATGGTCAGGATATGGGAATCTATGCTGAACACTATTATGAAGAACTTGGATACAATGTGTTGACTGTCGATTTACGTGGTCATGAAAAGAGTGAAGGCGATTATATCGGCTTCGGATGGCATGATCGATTGGATATCACACAATGGATTGATACGTTGGTTGAACAGCGAGGTCAGGAAACGGAAATCGTCTTACACGGTGTTTCCATGGGCGCTGCAACTGTATTGATGGCGAGCGGAGAAAAGCTTCCTGACAATGTAAAAGCGATCATTGCTGACAGCCCTTTTACAAGTGTTTATGATTTATTTGAGTACCAAATGAATCGTATGTATAACTTGCCTGACTTTCCACTACTACCGACGACTAGCCTCGTAACAAAAATGAAAGCAGGTTATTCATTCACAGAAGCATCCGCTTTGGACCAAGTGAAAAAAGCAGAGGCTCCGATCCTCTACATTCACGGAAATGATGATGTCTTTGTACCGACAGCGATGTCGAAGGAGCTATATGAAAATACGAAAAGTGAAGCAGAGTTCGTAACGTTTGATGGGGCGAACCATAGCGAAGCGTTCGTGAGTCATCGTGAGGATTATGAAGTAGAGCTAGAGGAATTCTTGAACAAACATATGGATTGATACAAAAAAGGTGCAGCTAGTGGCTGCACCTTTATCATTATATATGTAATGCGGATTAAAGCCTGTCAGACGGCGAAGTTTCTCTCATTCCTTTGTGGCTCTTTTCAAGCATTTCTTCCGTTGCTACAAAAAACATTCCAATAAGGAAGATGAACACTGCACCAGTCACGGTCCCAATTCCAATCGACATCAGAAAGCTGAAATCGCTTACAATCAAGCCGATTAAAAACATCATGATGCCTAATGAAAGGACGGATCCCCCAACAAATTTTGTAGCGTTAATTATTTTTGTTTTCGAATTCATGTTCCTCATCCCCTTTCTTCTATTATTGATTCTTTGTCACAATTTTGTCAAATACTTTTCGAGATTTGGACACAACTATTTCTTGAATACCACATCGATCGTTCCCTGTATCTTTTGTATTCCTAGTTTAAGTGGGGATAAGTGCTTTACCTTACCCTCAAATCAGCTATTTTTCACTTTTCAGGGGGGATAAGATCTTTATCTTACCTTCATTACTGTCTGTTCTCGGTTTTGAGGGAGGATAGAGCTATTATCCTGCCCTCAACATCAGCTTTTCCCCGTTTATGGGGAGGATAACGCCTCTATCTTGCCCCAATTATGGCTACCAACCATTTATGGGGGAGGATAGCCGGCGCGTCTTCACTGTTAATTAGTCCAATCCTACTACC from Pseudalkalibacillus sp. SCS-8 includes the following:
- a CDS encoding phage tail protein, yielding MSYTVDFKNVSPVGLESSPVVGALAGLRANEARYFMKKYKHKFSVVPASESQETLDFVNRILKEERDIEFSAKPLETSCFQVENIKFAYVFFEDGLGVNVMYTVDNPKKRAVGFKLSEGMEVPKELEGKFKFARQKSKLAGTIRGSFFVIKGEY
- a CDS encoding alpha/beta hydrolase, whose product is MLKKKGVKFGIGLLSILLIINIAASFYFYDLAIKRDVKEFLAGNKDLEVSAEAMDTFLNGDWRSWYRAQDFERWEIQSADGLKLQGYFLEAKKPTEKTVLFAHGYLGDGQDMGIYAEHYYEELGYNVLTVDLRGHEKSEGDYIGFGWHDRLDITQWIDTLVEQRGQETEIVLHGVSMGAATVLMASGEKLPDNVKAIIADSPFTSVYDLFEYQMNRMYNLPDFPLLPTTSLVTKMKAGYSFTEASALDQVKKAEAPILYIHGNDDVFVPTAMSKELYENTKSEAEFVTFDGANHSEAFVSHREDYEVELEEFLNKHMD